The sequence below is a genomic window from Inquilinus sp. KBS0705.
CGGGGATAAAAAGCAAGATAATGCCCGCCCAAAAAATTGATGGTTTTGTTTTATTCGTCATTCTTATCCGCAAAGGGCCGTATAGTTGGTTAATCAGGTTATGATGCCTAATTATAAAAGAAAATTAAATATCGATGCTATGTGATTGATAATTAGGTTTTTTATAATACAAGCGGCCGATATATGTATTTTTGCTATTTATTTTTGACTTTAAGCTTACCCTAAACAAACCAACATTGCATAATTTTATGCTTTTAACCCCGACACCATGAAAGTAGAGATATGGTCTGATGTGATGTGCCCGTTTTGCTATATAGGCAAACGCCGTTTTGAAGATGCTTTGCAGCAGTTTAAACATGAGGATGATGTAGAAGTAGAATGGAAAAGCTTTCAGCTTAACCCCGATATGAAAACCGACCCCTCGGTAAATATCAGCCAATACCTGGCCGATGTAAAAGGCTGGACGCTGGAATACGCGCAGCAAATGAACAACCATGTAACCGAAATGGCCACCGAGGTTGGTTTAACCTACAATATGGATAAAGCCGTAGTGGCCAACAGCTTTAACGCGCACCGCTTTACCCACATGGCCAAACAACATGGCTTAGGCGATGCCGCCGAAGAACAGCTGTTTAAAGCCTACTTTACCGACGGTAAAAATACTGACGATATTGATACCCTTGCCGATATGGGTGCTCAAATTGGCCTGAACAGGCAAGAAGTAATTGACGTGCTTAGCAACAATTTATACGCTGATGACGTAAAACACGATATTGCCGAAGCGCAGTACCTGGGTATACGCGGTGTGCCTTTTTTTGTAATGAATGGTAAGTATGCCGTATCCGGCGCGCAGGCAGTGCCTGTATTTACCGAGACACTGGAAAAAGCTTACGGCGAATGGCAACAGCCTAAACCCGATATGAGTGTTATTGAAGGACCGGCGTGCGGCCCGGATGGTGATTGCTGATAGGTTTTAAACATATATATGAAGAATTTAATTAAGGGTTGTTTATTTTTTGTTTTACTGTTAATGACGGTAACTGGTTGTAAGAACGACCCGCCCGTATACCCGGCCGGGTTATTAAAAACCGGCACTATTACCTACACCCTTAACGGCCCCGAAACCACCATTGTAGATAATGTATACTTTGACGTAATACTGCCCGGTATAGACGCGCCAAAAGGCAACACGCAAATTTTAGGCGGCACAAATGCCGATAATGCTTTTACTATACAAACCGCTATCGCTAAAACAGGTACATCTGATATAGATTATATACAGATTGGCCACTATACAGGCACTGTAGGTAGTGTTGTTATTACCAGCTTTAGCACTACCGACGGTAAAACAGGTAACATTCAAGGCACCTTTACCGCCGACCTGGTAAATGTTGATACCGATGAGGTAGCCAATGGCGTTACAGGCACATTCAATATCACTCAATAGCCTGTATAACAAAGCATTGTTAAGTATTTTAACATAAAACAGCAATAAAGCCGCTTAATAATCAAACGGCTTTACTAAATTTAAAAAATGTTTTACCTTTGCATCTTAGTGTAATAAATACACTAAGATAAAATATTATTTTGGAAGCAACCTTACCATCATATAATTACCCAAAAACAACATTACGCTTTGCCGTAGGCGCTATGTTTTTTATGGCGGGTTTGTGCTTTGCCAGCTGGGCATCGCGTATTGCAACTATACAGCAAAATTTAAGTTTAAGCGATGCGGGCCTTGGGGCGGTGCTGTTTGCCATACCTGTGGGCTTAATGTGCTCGTTGCCTTTTTCGGGATGGATAATTACTAAGTTTGGCAGCCGTAAGCTGCTTATTATGGCTTCGGTAATGTATTGCTGTAGTTTGGTTACCCTGGGCATGGCGCAAAATACTTTTCAACTCATATGCTGCCTGTTGGTTTTCGGGTTTTCGAGCAACGCTGTAAATATATCGGTTAATACACAGGCTGTAGCCGCCGAGCAATTGTATGGCAGGCCAATACTGGCATCTTTTCATGGTATATGGAGCCTGGCGGGTTTTGCCGGTGCTGCAATTGGCACTTTAATGATAGGTAAAGGCATTATACCGCTGCACCACTTTATAGGCATAATGCTTATTATTCTTATCAACATAGCAATTATATCGGGTTATTTAAAAAATGACAAGGTAACCAGCAGCGACCCTGTTTTTGTAATGCCCGATAACTCCCTTATCAAGTTAGGTGTAATTGCCTTTTGCTCGATGATATGCGAGGGCGCGATGTTTGATTGGAGCGTGATATACTTTAAAAAGGTAGTGCTGGCAACCGGCGCGTGGATGGGTGCGGGTTATACCGCTTTTATGCTTACCATGGCCACAGGCCGTTTCATAGCCGATTGGTTTGCGCACCGTTTCGGGTTAAAACGTACATTACAGGTTAGCGGTTTATTAACAGCCTCGGGTTTGCTTATAGCAGTATTGTTTCCTTATTTATATACATCGTTATTAGGCTTTTTACTGGTGGGCTTTGGCGTGTCATCTGTAGTGCCATTGGTGTATAGTGCCGCCGGGCGCTCAAAAACCATGTCGCCGGGTGTGGCGCTGGCAGCGGTATCAACCATAGGCTTTTTGGGCTTTTTAGTAGGGCCGCCTGTAATTGGCTTTATTGCCGGTATAGCCACGCTTCGCGGCTCGTTTACACTTATCGCTGCAATGGGTATTTGTGTTACTGTGGTATCAACCAAAGCCAAAATATAACTACGCTTTATTCAGGTCGCTATCTGTTGGGTTTAGTATATATTCAAAATTTTCGTAGCCGTTATGAAAGTTAAACTTAAGCCTTTCGGGCGGCAGGGCAATATCCAGCGATATGGCTGCCAGCGTTTGTGGCAGGTTATCCCTTATTAATTTCAAATCGGTTACCTGCGGCATGTCAATAGCTATATCTTCGCCACGGGCCTCTATTTTCCACTCTTTAAGGCCTGCCCTTTGTAACACATCTAACCACTTTTGTTGATACGCGCTCATATACATTATATAAGTAATTGACTATTGTGCTTTATAAACAGGCCCGGTATAAATAAGTTTTATCTAAAGCTTACTTAGCCTTCACTATGTACTTACCATACACCGCTAATGGTGCCAAACGATTTTCGAAAATAGGCGAACTCTTAAAAAACTTCTTAAAATCGGCTTCGCTAACCTGGCCGGGGTACGGCACGTAATAATGATCTGGCCGGCCATTGCGCCATGCCATTACATACGATGTTTTGTGTTTGTTTAAAGTAGGCAGCAAAACCTTTGTCCACCAGTCGGCTTGTGGTATTTGCTCATAGCCGGTTTCGGGCAGGCAGGCCAGTTTATGGTTACGCGCGGCAATGGCATCAATAATACCCAGGCGCATATCCAGTTTTTGCTGATAATCGCTTACGCTTTTGTAGCAATAGTTATCAAAACCCATAAAATCGGCGTAGCCATTGCCCGGGTAACGGGCCAAAAATTCGGCTTCGTTATTAAAATCGGCAACCGAGTATACAATAAGCAGGTTATGCAGTTTTTTGGTGTTACGCAAGTAATCAACAGTAAAACGCCAAAGTGCCTTAAACTCGTCAGGACTACTGGTGTTGGCGCACCACCAAAACCAGTTGCCTGTTAATTCATGAAAAGGGCGAAACAGCAGTGGTATCGGCTCGCCTTCGGGACCTTTAAGGTCGGCTATGTAGGCAGCGGCTTTGTCAAGCCAATTGATATAGGTTTGGTGGTACTCGCCATCGGGCAGTAATTCTTTAACCGTACGATTGGTAGTATCCCATGCGGTTTTACCGTTT
It includes:
- a CDS encoding DsbA family oxidoreductase, which gives rise to MKVEIWSDVMCPFCYIGKRRFEDALQQFKHEDDVEVEWKSFQLNPDMKTDPSVNISQYLADVKGWTLEYAQQMNNHVTEMATEVGLTYNMDKAVVANSFNAHRFTHMAKQHGLGDAAEEQLFKAYFTDGKNTDDIDTLADMGAQIGLNRQEVIDVLSNNLYADDVKHDIAEAQYLGIRGVPFFVMNGKYAVSGAQAVPVFTETLEKAYGEWQQPKPDMSVIEGPACGPDGDC
- a CDS encoding MFS transporter — its product is MEATLPSYNYPKTTLRFAVGAMFFMAGLCFASWASRIATIQQNLSLSDAGLGAVLFAIPVGLMCSLPFSGWIITKFGSRKLLIMASVMYCCSLVTLGMAQNTFQLICCLLVFGFSSNAVNISVNTQAVAAEQLYGRPILASFHGIWSLAGFAGAAIGTLMIGKGIIPLHHFIGIMLIILINIAIISGYLKNDKVTSSDPVFVMPDNSLIKLGVIAFCSMICEGAMFDWSVIYFKKVVLATGAWMGAGYTAFMLTMATGRFIADWFAHRFGLKRTLQVSGLLTASGLLIAVLFPYLYTSLLGFLLVGFGVSSVVPLVYSAAGRSKTMSPGVALAAVSTIGFLGFLVGPPVIGFIAGIATLRGSFTLIAAMGICVTVVSTKAKI
- a CDS encoding beta-mannosidase, with protein sequence MKNIYCFAIAAFLLLSGTAKAQLFAPSDPMATKETRELFNSMQRLVGAGAIFGHHDDTAYGVNWCFEEGRSDVKSVTGSYPAMYGWDLAKIEHDSVRDINGIPFKYQKKLVREAYDRGGINTFCWHMDNPTNGKTAWDTTNRTVKELLPDGEYHQTYINWLDKAAAYIADLKGPEGEPIPLLFRPFHELTGNWFWWCANTSSPDEFKALWRFTVDYLRNTKKLHNLLIVYSVADFNNEAEFLARYPGNGYADFMGFDNYCYKSVSDYQQKLDMRLGIIDAIAARNHKLACLPETGYEQIPQADWWTKVLLPTLNKHKTSYVMAWRNGRPDHYYVPYPGQVSEADFKKFFKSSPIFENRLAPLAVYGKYIVKAK